GCCAGTCGCTCAACGGGATGCCATAGTGCAGCGCCGCCTTGCGCAATCGCCCGCCGTGCTCAAGCAAGGCACACCTCCCCGGTCAGCATCAGCAGCAACCAGAGCAATACACCGCCCCACACCAGGTTCATTGCCCGCTCGATATCCCGCGCCCGTGGCGGCGGCCCTTCACCCAGCCCGGGGCGCGGGTGCAGCTCGCCATGATAAACCGCCGCGCCACCGAGGCTGACGCCCAGCGCCCCGGCCCCCGCAGCCATCACCGGCCCGGCGTTGGGGCTGTCCCACTGCGGCGCCTGGCGCTGCCAGCAGCGCATCGCCAGGCTGGTACGCCCCAGCAGCGCATAGGTCAGCGCCACCAGCCGGGCCGGCACGTAATTGAGCAGGTCATCGATCTTCGCAGCCGCCCAGCCGAAGCGCTCGAAACGCGCGTTGCGATAGCCCCACATGGCGTCCAGGGTGTTGCTCAGACGGTACAGCACCACGCCCGGCGCCCCGGCGACGAGAAACCAGAACAGCGCGGCGAACACCGCGTCGCTGCCGTTTTCCAGCACCGACTCGGTGCCGGCACGGGCCACGCCGTTAGCATCCAGGTCCTCGGTACGGCGGCTGACCATGTAGCCAACCCGCTGCCGGGCCAGCGGCAGGTCACCCAGGCGCAGCGCCTGGGCCACCGGCTGGGCGTGCTGATCGAGGCTGCGCAGCCCCAGGGCGGCGTACAGGGCGAGGATCTGCACCAGCCAACCGACCCATGGCAGCTGCACCAACATCAGGGTGAGCAGCGTCAACGGCAGCACCGCCAGGCACCAGGCGCTCACTCCGTGGCTGCGCCAGCCGCCACCGGACGGGTTGAAGCGCTGCTCCAGGCGGTCGGCCAATTTGCCGAAGCCCACCAGCGGGTGCCAGCGCTTCGGCTCGCCGAGGGCGGCATCCAGGGCC
Above is a genomic segment from Pseudomonas argentinensis containing:
- the cbiB gene encoding adenosylcobinamide-phosphate synthase CbiB; protein product: MSLILSAVAGVALDAALGEPKRWHPLVGFGKLADRLEQRFNPSGGGWRSHGVSAWCLAVLPLTLLTLMLVQLPWVGWLVQILALYAALGLRSLDQHAQPVAQALRLGDLPLARQRVGYMVSRRTEDLDANGVARAGTESVLENGSDAVFAALFWFLVAGAPGVVLYRLSNTLDAMWGYRNARFERFGWAAAKIDDLLNYVPARLVALTYALLGRTSLAMRCWQRQAPQWDSPNAGPVMAAGAGALGVSLGGAAVYHGELHPRPGLGEGPPPRARDIERAMNLVWGGVLLWLLLMLTGEVCLA